Within Actinosynnema pretiosum, the genomic segment ATCGCGTCGTAGGCGTACAGGCCGTGGCCCAGGCGCGTGCGGCTGGTGACCGGCCAGCGCAGGACCGGGCCGAGCCCCAGCTCGCGGGCGACGAGGTGGGCCAGCGAGGACTTCCCGGTGCCGGGCGGGCCGGTGACCAGCAGTGGGCGCCGCAGGTGGATGGCCGCGTTGACCATCTCCACCTCGCCCCGGTGCGGGGTGCGCCCCGCGGCGGGAGCGGCCCCCACCCTGCGGTCGGCCTCGCCCCCGTCGTCCGCGGGCCTCGGGGCCGTGCCCGTTCCCGTGAAGCGGCGCCACGGGGGTGGCGGCGGCCACTGCTCGGGCGGTCCCTCCGCCCGCCCCGCGCTGCCCCGGTACAGCTTCCACGAGTCACCGACAGCGGCCATCCCGCTCCCCTTCCCCTGTGGGCGGTGGGGTGTGGTCCGCGCGCCGGGCTAGCTCCCCGCGCGCCCCTGCGCGTCCGTCCAAGACCTCACCACCACCTCGGCGCGGCGAACCGCCTCGGAGTCGCCTTCCAGCTCGCGCACCGCCGACAGCAGCTCGGCCAGCCCTCCCTCGTAGCCCGCGCAGGTGCGCACGAGGGCGTGCACGTGGAACCGGGTGCGCGGGTGGTGCGGGACCGCGTCCCTGATCCGGGCGGACAGCACGTCCAGCAGGAACCGCCTGCTCGCCTCGTCGTGCACGCTGGGCACGGCCAGCAGCGCGTCGACCACCTCGGTGAACCGGACGACCGGCGCGGCGGGCGACGGCCCGGTCCCGCTCCCGCCGGTCGGGGCGGCCAGGACGCCGTCCCTGATCCACGCCGGGGCGCGCAGCTCCTTCACCGCCACGTCGACGCGCCGGTACCGGTCGGGTTCCTCGGCCGGGTCGTGCCGCACCACGTCCTGGTAGAACAGGTCGGAGACGATCAGCACGACCGGGGAGTCGGAGCCGCGCCGGGCCGCGCGCAGCGGTTCGGACGCGAGGAGCCTGCTGGCGTGCACCACCCCGCCTCCGACGATCCCGTGCTCCACGGAGCGCACCTCGCCCGCGTGCAGGCAGCACCGGAGCCGGATGGCCGCCTCGGGCGAGGACACCGCGTTGTGCCTGGTGATCTCCGCGGCCAGGGAGGCCAGCATGGGGCCCAGCAGCAGGAGCTTGGGGACCGAGGCGGGCACCAGAAGCAGACCGCCGTCCCCGCCGTCCTGGTAGGTGCACGCCGTCCAGTCCGCGCCCGTCGCGGAGAAGGCGCTCCTGACCGCGCGGTTCAGTCCGTTGTGGACGGAGGCGCGGTGCTCGTCGGTGCGCTCGCCGGAGCCGTAGCCCTCGACGTCGAGCATGACGATGCCGTGGTGCAGCGGGAGACTCGGCGACAGCAAGGACACCACCCCGATCGACGTTCCCGCCCGCCGCCCCGCCGGGAGCGGCCGGACAGGCACCTGTCCGGATGATCGGCCACCGACGCGGTCGCCGAATACGCAGAATTGCGGTCTGCGCGGGAAACCCGTGGTGCGGGGAACCGCGCGCGGACCCCCGGCGGACGATCGGCGGAACACCGTGCCCCCGATGGGCCGTCCAGGCGGGAGCAGCACGTCGCGGCCGGGTGCTCCGCCCCCGCGCGCGGGGCGCACCAGCCCACCTGGCCGATTCGGACCCCGGTCGGGGTCGGGCATGATGGTCGCACCAGGACCGCTCACGAGGAGGTGGTCGCAGTGGTGGAACGGGACGCTCTGCCGTCCAGGTTGCCCGACGTCTCCGCGCTCCCCCTGTCGACGCTGAGGAGCCTGCGCACGCCCGAGATCGTCGAGGCGCTGCGGCGGATCTGCGAGCAGGCCCTGCGCGAGGGCGACGACCGCGTCCAAGAGCAGCGTTGACCGCTGGCGGCGGTCCGCGCGGGGTGGGACCGTCGCGGCACCGGCTGCCGCTGCGGGCCTTCGAGCGGATCTGCTCGGGCGCGGCGACCCGGCGGGAGGTCGCCCTGCTGCGCGAGGCCGAGCACAGCACCCGGAGGTTGAAGCTGCTGGCCTTCGCCGACGCGGTCGCGGCGCTGCCGGACGGGCTGGGCCCGTTCACCGACGTCGGGGCCGCGTGGGCCGTGCTGGCGGACGCCGAGCGGCGGTCGGCCGACGTGGTCGCGGACGTGCTGATGCACCCGACCGTCGGGGTGTGGTTGGGCAGGGCGCTGCGGCAGGTGCTCGGCGCGCGGGACGACCCCACGCCGCTGTGGTCCCAGGTGGGCGGGTTCCACGCCCTGGCCGCCTCGGCCGCCGTGCGCACGGGGCTGCCCTGCGCGCTGCCGGTGCCCGTGCTGCACGGCGCCGTCACGCTGCCGACCGTCGGGACCTTCCCGGTGCGCACGGCGCTCCCGGTGGGGCACGCCCGGTTCGCGCTGGACGCGGGCGGGGCGTCGGTGACCGTCGCGGGCGGGCGGGAACCGCTCGTCGTGGAGCCGGTGAGGCGGCACCGGTTGGTGGGCGGGGGTTTGGTGGTCGAGGTGGTGCTGGACGACAGCGACCCCTACCGCGAGTTCGGCGCCCCGGTGCCCGCCCGGCCGCTGGACCCGGCCCACCGCCTGGAGTGGGCCAAGCACCTGGACGAGGCGTGGGAGCTGCTGGCCCGGCGCCACCCCGGCGCGGCGGAGGAGCTGTCCTCGGTGCTGTCGAGCATCGTGCCGCTGGAGCGGTCGAGACCGGTGTTCGCCGCGTCGTCAGCGGACGCGTTCGGGTGCGTGGCCATGTCACCGAAGGGGTCCGCGCTCGAACTGGCCGAGGCGCTGGTGCACGAGGCGCAGCACTCGAAGGTGAACGCGCTGCTGCCACTGGTCGAGCTGGAGCGGCCGGACGGGATGGGGTACTGCGCGCCGTGGCGCGAGGACCCGAGGCCGCTGCTGGGGATGCTGCACGGGATCTACGCGTTCACCGCCGTGGTCGAGTTCTGGCGGGTCGAGCGCGACCTCGTGCCGCCGTCGCTCCGCGGGCTCGCCGACTACAGCCTGGCGCTGCGCGCGGACCAGGTGGGGCGGGCCGTGGCGCGGGTGCGCGGCGCGGCCTCGCTGACCGGACCGGGGCGCCTGCTGGTGGCCTCGGCGTCCGCGCGGCTGGCGGTGTGCGGTCCCGTCGACGTCGGCGAGCGGACGAGCGAGGCGGTGCGGCTGACGGGGGCCGCGCACGGGGTCCGGTGGCGGCTGCGGCACGTCCGCCCCGCAGGGGACGCGGTGGTCGCGCTGGCCGACGCGTGGCGCGCGGGCGCTCCGGCTCCGCCCGGCGCGGTCCGCGGCCGGGTGGTCCCCGCCGCGGCGCCCGCGACCGCGCGGCTGCCGGTGCTGCTGAAGCTGCGCGAGGTCGACCCGGACGGCTTCGCGCGGATCGCGGCGGGCACGCCGGGCGACCCGGATTCCGCGCTGTGCCTGGGGGACGTCGGGACCGCGGTCGCGGGGTACGCGCGGCGGATCGAGCGGGCGGACGGGGACGTCGAGGCGTGGGGCGGGCTCGGGGCGGCGCTCGACTCCCCCGCGCTGCGGGAGCGCCCCGAGGTGGTCGCGGCGGTGCGCCGCGCGCTCGGGGGACGGCCGGGCGGGGTTCCCGGCCCGGTCGAGCTGGCGCGCTGGTTCGACCGGCGGGAGCGCTGAGCACCGGCGGCGGCAGCGCCCACCGCCCCCGGAGCCCCGCCCTCTGGAACCCTGCCCTCTGGAATCCCGCCGCCGGAGCCGCGCACCACCGGAACCGGGCCGTCAGAACTGCATCGTCAGAACTGCATCGTGTCCGTGTCGCAGTTGGCCCGGACGTACTGCGCCGCCGAGGACGTCGCCGGGTGGTCGTCCCCCAGCACCCGGCGGAAGGAGGCGACCGTCTTGCCGTGCAGCACCGCGGCCTGCGACTCCTCCCCCAGCGCCGCCAGGTCGATGGCCAGGTTCAGCGCCACGGCCAGCGTGGACGGGTGCTCGGGGCCGAGCACCCTGGTCGAGCGGGCCAGGGTGTCGGTGTCGTGCTCCCGCGCGAGCTCGACCTCGCCCGACTCGGCGAGGTCGCTCGCCAGGTTGGTCACGGCCACCAGCGTCGTCGGGTGGTCGGCGCCGAAGACCCGCAGGAGCGCGTCGCGAGTGCCGCGGTTGGTCTCCAGCGCCTCGTCCAGCTTG encodes:
- a CDS encoding effector-associated domain 2-containing protein; translated protein: MLSPSLPLHHGIVMLDVEGYGSGERTDEHRASVHNGLNRAVRSAFSATGADWTACTYQDGGDGGLLLVPASVPKLLLLGPMLASLAAEITRHNAVSSPEAAIRLRCCLHAGEVRSVEHGIVGGGVVHASRLLASEPLRAARRGSDSPVVLIVSDLFYQDVVRHDPAEEPDRYRRVDVAVKELRAPAWIRDGVLAAPTGGSGTGPSPAAPVVRFTEVVDALLAVPSVHDEASRRFLLDVLSARIRDAVPHHPRTRFHVHALVRTCAGYEGGLAELLSAVRELEGDSEAVRRAEVVVRSWTDAQGRAGS
- a CDS encoding HEXXH motif domain-containing protein; its protein translation is MTAGGGPRGVGPSRHRLPLRAFERICSGAATRREVALLREAEHSTRRLKLLAFADAVAALPDGLGPFTDVGAAWAVLADAERRSADVVADVLMHPTVGVWLGRALRQVLGARDDPTPLWSQVGGFHALAASAAVRTGLPCALPVPVLHGAVTLPTVGTFPVRTALPVGHARFALDAGGASVTVAGGREPLVVEPVRRHRLVGGGLVVEVVLDDSDPYREFGAPVPARPLDPAHRLEWAKHLDEAWELLARRHPGAAEELSSVLSSIVPLERSRPVFAASSADAFGCVAMSPKGSALELAEALVHEAQHSKVNALLPLVELERPDGMGYCAPWREDPRPLLGMLHGIYAFTAVVEFWRVERDLVPPSLRGLADYSLALRADQVGRAVARVRGAASLTGPGRLLVASASARLAVCGPVDVGERTSEAVRLTGAAHGVRWRLRHVRPAGDAVVALADAWRAGAPAPPGAVRGRVVPAAAPATARLPVLLKLREVDPDGFARIAAGTPGDPDSALCLGDVGTAVAGYARRIERADGDVEAWGGLGAALDSPALRERPEVVAAVRRALGGRPGGVPGPVELARWFDRRER